A single region of the Lotus japonicus ecotype B-129 chromosome 4, LjGifu_v1.2 genome encodes:
- the LOC130715157 gene encoding uncharacterized protein LOC130715157 isoform X6, whose translation MVIISNSSRRSSVTLEKVKSLGFDASLFLGAITSGELTHQYLQRRDDLWFAALGRSCIHFTWSGRGAISLEGLDLQVVEKVEEAEFVLAHGTEALGDANGNARSMKLEDLERILELCAAKRIPMVVANPDYVTVEARELRVMPGTLAAKYEKLGGEVKWMGKPDEIIYKSAMAMAGTDVSDCIAVGDSLHHDIKGANAAGIKSIFITGGIHATELGLHGFGEVANSSSVESLATKYDAYPSYVLPAFTW comes from the exons TTTGATGCTTCTCTTTTTCTTGGAGCCATCACTAGTGGAGAACTCACTCATCAGTACTTGCAAAG GCGAGATGATCTTTGGTTTGCAGCATTGGGAAGGTCTTGTATTCATTTCACCTGGAGTGGCCGTGGAGCAATATCTCTTGAG GGCTTAGACTTGCAAGTTGTGGAGAAAGTTGAAGAAGCTGAGTTTGTTTTGGCTCATGGCACTGAAGCATTGGGGGATGCCAACGGGAATGCACGTTCAATGAAACTTGAAGACCTTGAAAGAATATTGGAGCTTTGCGCTGCCAAAAGAATTCCTATGGTGGTAGCCAATCCTGATTATGTAACTGTTGAAGCAAGAGAATTGCGTGTGATGCCTG GTACACTAGCAGCTAAATATGAGAAGCTTGGGGGTGAAGTGAAATGGATGGGCAAACCTGATGAG ATAATCTACAAGTCAGCCATGGCCATGGCTGGCACAGATGTTTCCGACTGCATTGCTGTTGGTGATTCTCTCCATCATGATATAAAGGGTGCTAATGCTGCTGggataaaatcaatttttatcACTGGTGGGATTCATGCAACTGAACTTGGACTCCATGGTTTTGGAGAAGTTGCAAATTCATCTTCTGTTGAATCACTTGCAACGAAATATGATGCATATCCATCTTATGTTTTGCCTGCATTCACATGGTAG